Proteins encoded by one window of Mus musculus strain C57BL/6J chromosome 10, GRCm38.p6 C57BL/6J:
- the Duxf3 gene encoding double homeobox protein 4, producing MAEAGSPVGGSGVARESRRRRKMVWQAWQEQALLSTFKEKRYLSFKERKELAKRMGVSDCRIRVWFQNRRNRSGEEGHASKRSIRGSRRLASPQLQEELGSRPQGRGLRSSGRRPRTRLTSLQRRILGQAFERNPRPGFATREELARDTGLPEDTIHIWFQNRRARRRHRRGRPTAQDQDLLASQGSDGAPTGPEGREREGAQESLLPQEEAGSTGMDTSSPSDLPSFCRESQPFQVAQPRGAGQQEAPTQAGNAGSLEPLLDQLLDEVQVEEPAPAPLNLDGDPGGRVHEGSQKSFWPQEEAGSTGMDTSSPSDSNSFCRESFPSQVAQPCGSGQEDARTQADSTGPLELLLLDQLLDEVQKEEHVPVPLDWGRNPGSREHEGSQDSLLPLEEAANSGMDTSIPSIWPTFCRESQPPQVAQPSGPGQAQAPTQGGNTDPLELLLYQLLDEVQVEEHAPAPLNWDVDPGGRVHEGSWESFWPQREAGSTGLDTSSPSDSNSFCRESQTSQVAQPCGSGQEDARTQANSTGPLELLLLDQLLDEVQKEEHVPAPLDWGRNPGSREHEGSQDSLLPLEEAANSGMDTSIPSIWPTFCRESQPPQVAQPSGPGKAQAPTQGGNTDPLELFLDQLLTEVQLEEQGPSPVNVEETWEQMDTTPDLPLTPEEYQTLLDML from the coding sequence ATGGCAGAAGCTGGCAGCCCTGTTGGTGGCAGTGGTGTGGCACGGGAATCCCGGCGGCGCAGGAAGATGGTTTGGCAGGCCTGGCAAGAGCAGGCCCTGCTATCAACTTTTAAGGAGAAGAGATACCTGAGCTTCaaggagaggaaggagctggCCAAGCGAATGGGGGTCTCAGATTGCCGCATCCGCGTGTGGTTTCAGAACCGCAGGAATCGCAGTGGAGAGGAGGGGCATGCCTCAAAGAGGTCCATCAGAGGCTCCAGGCGGCTAGCCTCGCCACAGCTCCAGGAAGAGCTTGGATCCAGGCCACAGGGTAGAGGCCTGCGCTCATCTGGCAGAAGGCCTCGCACTCGACTCACCTCGCTACAGCGCAGGATCCTAGGGCAAGCCTTTGAGAGGAACCCACGACCAGGCTTTGCTACCAGGGAGGAGCTGGCGCGTGACACAGGGTTGCCCGAGGACACGATCCACATATGGTTTCAAAACCGAAGAGCTCGGCGGCGCCACAGGAGGGGCAGGCCCACAGCTCAAGATCAAGACTTGCTGGCGTCACAAGGGTCGGATGGGGCCCCTACAGGTCCGGAAGGCAGAGAGCGTGAAGGTGCCCAGGAGAGCTTGTTGCcacaggaagaagcaggaagtaCGGGCATGGATACCTCGAGCCCTAGCGACTTGCCCTCCTTCTGCAGAGAGTCCCAGCCTTTCCAAGTGGCACAGCCCCGTGGAGCAGGCCAACAAGAGGCCCCCACTCAAGCAGGCAACGCAGGCTCTCTGGAACCCCTCCTtgatcagctgctggatgaagtccAAGTAGAAGAGCCTGCTCCAGCCCCTCTGAATTTGGATGGAGACCCTGGTGGCAGGGTGCATGAAGGTTCCCAGAAGAGCTTTTGGCcacaggaagaagcaggaagtaCAGGCATGGATACTTCAAGCCCCAGCGACTCAAACTCCTTCTGCAGAgagtcctttccttcccaagtggcACAGCCCTGTGGATCGGGCCAAGAAGATGCCCGCACTCAAGCAGACAGCACAGGCCCTCTGGAACTCCTCCTCCTTGATCAACTGCTGGACGAAGTCCAAAAGGAAGAGCATGTGCCAGTCCCACTGGATTGGGGTAGAAATCCTGGCAGCAGGGAGCATGAAGGTTCCCAGGACAGCTTACTGCCCCTGGAGGAAGCAGCAAATTCGGGCATGGATACCTCGATCCCTAGCATCTGGCCAACCTTCTGCAGAGAATCCCAGCCTCCCCAAGTGGCACAGCCCTCTGGACCAGGCCAAGCACAGGCCCCCACTCAAGGTGGGAACAcggaccccctggagctcttgctCTATCAACTGTTGGATGAAGTCCAAGTAGAAGAGCATGCTCCAGCCCCTCTGAATTGGGATGTAGATCCTGGTGGCAGGGTGCATGAAGGTTCGTGGGAGAGCTTTTGGccacagagagaagcaggaagtACAGGCCTGGATACTTCAAGCCCCAGCGACTCAAACTCCTTCTGCAGAGAGTCCCAGACTTCCCAAGTGGCACAGCCCTGTGGATCGGGCCAAGAAGATGCCCGCACTCAAGCAAACAGCACAGGCCCTCTGGAACTCCTCCTCCTTGATCAACTGCTGGACGAAGTCCAAAAGGAAGAGCATGTGCCAGCCCCACTGGATTGGGGTAGAAATCCTGGCAGCAGGGAGCATGAAGGTTCCCAGGACAGCTTACTGCCCCTGGAGGAAGCAGCAAATTCGGGCATGGATACCTCGATCCCTAGCATCTGGCCAACCTTCTGCAGAGAATCCCAGCCTCCCCAAGTGGCACAGCCCTCTGGACCAGGCAAAGCACAGGCCCCGACTCAAGGTGGGAACACGGACCCTCTGGAGCTCTTCCTTGATCAACTGCTGACCGAAGTCCAACTTGAGGAGCAGGGGCCTTCCCCTGTGAATGTGGAGGAAACATGGGAGCAAATGGACACAACACCTGATCTGCCTCTCACTCCAGAAGAATATCAGACTCTTCTAGATATGCTCTGA
- the Gm4981 gene encoding uncharacterized protein LOC245263, with amino-acid sequence MRSSSRRPHTGLTLSQRRILAQAFERNPRPGCATREELALETGLPEDMIHTWLKNKRARRHRRGRPTAQDQDLLASQVSGGAPAGPVGRGHEVAQESSLPQEEAGSTGMDTTSTSYSPSFCRESQLSQVSQPRGAGQKEVPTQAGNVGPLELLLDELQDEVQVKEHVPDPLDLGSDPGAREPEGSQDSLQSLDEAANSGWHTSVPSISSTLCRESQPSQVAQPSGPGQAQAPTQSGFIDPLELFLDELLTEVQLEEQGPAPVNVEETGEQMDTTPELPLTPEEYQTLLDML; translated from the coding sequence ATGCGCTCATCCAGCAGAAGGCCTCACACTGGACTCACTTTGTCACAGCGCAGGATCCTAGCACAAGCATTTGAGAGGAACCCACGACCAGGCTGTGCTACCAGGGAGGAGCTGGCACTTGAGACAGGGTTGCCCGAGGACATGATCCACACATGGTTGAAAAACAAAAGAGCTCGGCGCCACAGGAGGGGCAGGCCCACAGCTCAAGATCAAGACTTGCTGGCCTCACAAGTGTCCGGTGGGGCCCCTGCAGGTCCGGTAGGCAGGGGCCATGAAGTTGCACAGGAGAGCTCATTGCcacaggaagaagcaggaagtaCGGGCATGGATACTACAAGCACCAGCTACTCGCCCTCTTTCTGCAGAGAGTCCCAACTTTCCCAAGTGTCACAGCCCCGTGGAGCAGGCCAAAAAGAGGTCCCCACTCAAGCAGGCAACGTAGGCCCTCTGGAACTTCTCCTTGATGAACTGCAGGACGAAGTACAGGTGAAAGAGCATGTGCCAGACCCTTTGGATTTGGGTAGTGATCCTGGCGCCAGGGAGCCTGAAGGTTCCCAGGACAGCTTACAGAGCCTGGATGAAGCAGCAAATTCAGGCTGGCATACCTCGGTCCCGAGCATCTCGTCAACCTTGTGCAGAGAGTCCCAGCCTTCCCAAGTGGCACAGCCCTCTGGACCAGGACAAGCACAGGCCCCCACTCAAAGTGGGTTCATAGACCCTCTGGAGCTCTTTCTCGATGAACTGCTGACTGAAGTCCAACTTGAGGAGCAGGGGCCTGCCCCTGTGAATGTGGAGGAAACAGGGGAGCAAATGGACACAACACCTGAGCTGCCTCTCACCCCAGAAGAATATCAGACTCTTCTAGATATGCTCTGA